A genomic stretch from Dissulfurispira thermophila includes:
- the gmk gene encoding guanylate kinase — MRRKRGNLFVISAPSGAGKTTLCQKLKEIVPDVKFSVSYTTRKPRAGEIDGIHYTFVDEDEFRAMIADGEFVEWAQVHGNFYGTSKRRIENTISEGFDILLDIDVQGARQIREHFSDSILIFILPPSMDELKKRLAGRMSDSPEVIARRLKNAIDEIREYKNYDYVIINDVFDDALEEMVAIIIAERVRTSKIEEAWIKENFIKEE; from the coding sequence ATGAGACGGAAAAGGGGAAACCTGTTTGTAATATCTGCTCCATCAGGTGCTGGGAAGACGACTTTATGTCAGAAGTTAAAAGAGATTGTCCCAGATGTAAAGTTTTCTGTATCTTATACTACTCGAAAACCTCGAGCAGGTGAGATAGATGGCATTCATTATACCTTTGTAGACGAAGATGAATTTCGTGCAATGATAGCAGATGGTGAGTTTGTTGAATGGGCACAGGTCCATGGTAATTTTTACGGCACATCAAAGAGAAGAATAGAAAATACAATAAGTGAAGGTTTTGATATATTATTGGATATAGATGTTCAGGGTGCTCGACAGATAAGAGAGCATTTTTCAGATAGTATCCTGATTTTTATACTTCCGCCATCTATGGATGAACTAAAGAAAAGACTTGCAGGCAGGATGAGTGATTCTCCAGAAGTAATAGCAAGAAGGCTCAAAAATGCAATAGATGAAATAAGAGAGTATAAAAATTACGATTATGTTATCATAAATGATGTCTTTGATGACGCACTTGAGGAGATGGTAGCAATAATTATTGCTGAGAGGGTTAGAACATCAAAGATAGAAGAAGCATGGATAAAAGAAAATTTTATAAAGGAGGAGTAG
- the rpoZ gene encoding DNA-directed RNA polymerase subunit omega, with amino-acid sequence MDIISLPVEYDKKKIESRYRLVVIAAQRARELSLGSIPKIQTKAKKVTTTALLEAISGNIEFITGQDAIIAKERAEKINYKKLIEEKRKPIEDLSELEKDLKVYLHEKGATEKALEELFAESEESAEKEEE; translated from the coding sequence ATGGACATAATATCACTTCCAGTTGAGTATGACAAAAAGAAAATAGAGAGCAGATACAGGCTTGTTGTAATTGCAGCACAGAGGGCAAGAGAGCTTTCACTGGGCTCGATTCCAAAAATACAGACAAAGGCAAAAAAAGTGACCACGACTGCCTTGCTGGAAGCCATTTCGGGTAACATAGAGTTTATCACAGGCCAGGATGCTATTATTGCAAAGGAAAGGGCAGAAAAAATCAATTATAAGAAACTTATAGAGGAGAAGAGGAAACCTATAGAGGACCTTTCTGAACTCGAAAAAGACCTCAAGGTTTATCTGCACGAAAAGGGGGCAACAGAAAAGGCTCTTGAAGAGCTTTTTGCCGAGTCAGAAGAAAGTGCTGAGAAAGAAGAAGAGTAA
- a CDS encoding YicC/YloC family endoribonuclease, whose translation MQSMTGFGAAERDGFKVEIRSLNHRYIEISVRMPSAMVEHEMSIRNIIKERFVRGKIDVNISPSDKRQTKVVINKELARGIYDAFSDLQKELSLTGAITIDFFSSYRELLITEDLQCDKDALYIALNEAISKLEGMRRTEGEALKTEMQYSLKKLTDMHNEIERLSSGLAPRYREALSKKIAELVSNLSIDETRLAQEVAIMAQKSDISEELARFHSHLQQFQSALSDGEVIGRKLDFILQEMNRETNTIASKMDDIKIINLTIDMKTEIEKLREQVQNIQ comes from the coding sequence ATGCAGAGCATGACAGGATTTGGTGCAGCAGAAAGAGACGGATTTAAGGTAGAGATTCGTTCTCTGAATCACAGATATATTGAAATATCTGTCAGGATGCCATCTGCTATGGTAGAGCATGAAATGTCTATCAGAAATATTATTAAAGAGAGGTTTGTAAGAGGTAAGATTGATGTCAATATATCACCTTCGGACAAAAGGCAGACAAAAGTAGTCATCAATAAAGAACTTGCAAGGGGTATTTATGATGCCTTTTCAGATTTACAAAAAGAACTGTCGCTTACAGGTGCGATAACCATAGACTTTTTCTCAAGCTATAGAGAGCTTTTAATTACAGAAGATTTGCAATGCGATAAAGATGCTTTATACATTGCCCTTAATGAAGCAATTTCAAAGCTTGAAGGGATGAGAAGGACAGAAGGAGAGGCATTGAAAACCGAGATGCAATATAGTTTGAAAAAGCTTACAGATATGCATAATGAAATAGAAAGACTATCGAGTGGACTTGCACCACGATACAGAGAGGCACTGTCAAAAAAGATAGCAGAACTCGTTTCAAACTTATCTATAGACGAGACAAGGCTTGCGCAGGAGGTTGCCATAATGGCACAAAAAAGCGATATCTCAGAGGAATTAGCAAGATTTCATAGCCATTTGCAACAGTTTCAGTCTGCTCTGTCTGATGGAGAAGTTATTGGTAGAAAACTCGATTTTATTTTGCAGGAGATGAACAGGGAGACAAATACTATTGCATCGAAAATGGATGATATAAAGATTATAAATCTAACTATAGACATGAAAACAGAAATAGAAAAGCTCAGGGAGCAAGTTCAAAATATTCAGTAA
- a CDS encoding DUF167 domain-containing protein, producing MDLPHIKVKDGIIIQVKVTPRSSKREIAGVEGNIIRIKLTAPPVGGAANEQLIELLSKTLSIKKGNIEIVKGDSSRCKIIKIKGLSEEVLKMRIL from the coding sequence ATGGATTTACCTCATATTAAGGTCAAAGACGGCATAATTATTCAGGTGAAGGTCACCCCACGCTCATCGAAGAGAGAGATTGCTGGAGTTGAGGGCAATATTATAAGGATTAAACTTACGGCGCCTCCTGTTGGAGGCGCTGCCAATGAGCAGCTTATAGAGCTTTTGTCAAAGACGCTGAGCATTAAGAAGGGTAATATAGAGATAGTTAAGGGCGATTCTTCCAGATGCAAGATTATAAAAATAAAAGGATTATCCGAGGAAGTTCTTAAGATGAGGATTCTGTAA
- a CDS encoding DUF370 domain-containing protein: protein MKNLLVNIGFGNVVSAQRVVAVVNPSSSPIKRLREDARERGKLIDATEGKKIRSIIVTDSDHIILSAIQVETIVQRISEQKIDEDAI, encoded by the coding sequence ATGAAGAATCTTCTTGTAAATATAGGCTTTGGTAATGTTGTGTCTGCACAGAGAGTGGTGGCCGTAGTAAATCCTTCATCTTCCCCTATTAAAAGATTGAGAGAAGATGCTCGTGAGAGGGGTAAACTGATCGATGCTACAGAGGGCAAAAAAATACGCTCTATAATAGTTACAGACAGCGATCATATTATACTTTCTGCAATTCAGGTGGAAACCATTGTGCAAAGAATTTCAGAGCAAAAGATTGACGAGGATGCCATATGA
- a CDS encoding NYN domain-containing protein, producing the protein MSHIIIDGYNVIGIFHKDMEKARDRFVDLLIDYKKIKAHDITVIYDGYKSGAGVEHVAVRGGVKIIYSRLGERADDVIKRIISKDRREWIVVSNDRDIVNHAWSVNSIPIPSDSFFEIVSRHARRSAEQANEEIADELSCKDLEDDEYLHTFKGNPYKLSKKEKAIKRALSKL; encoded by the coding sequence ATTTCTCATATCATCATAGACGGATACAATGTAATCGGGATTTTCCATAAAGATATGGAAAAGGCAAGGGATAGATTTGTCGATCTCCTGATAGATTACAAAAAAATAAAGGCTCATGACATTACAGTGATTTATGATGGATATAAAAGCGGTGCAGGTGTTGAGCATGTGGCTGTCCGCGGAGGCGTGAAGATAATTTACTCGCGGCTTGGAGAAAGGGCTGATGATGTCATTAAGAGGATTATATCGAAGGATAGAAGGGAGTGGATTGTGGTGAGCAACGATAGGGATATTGTTAATCATGCATGGTCTGTGAATTCCATTCCTATACCATCTGATAGTTTTTTTGAGATTGTTTCAAGGCATGCAAGGAGGAGCGCTGAGCAAGCAAATGAAGAAATTGCAGATGAACTTTCCTGTAAAGATCTTGAAGATGACGAATATTTGCATACCTTTAAAGGAAATCCTTACAAACTATCAAAAAAAGAAAAGGCAATAAAAAGGGCGCTGAGTAAACTGTAA
- the istB gene encoding IS21-like element helper ATPase IstB: MTELNRQIESHMRSLKLKGMITAYRDLSERASKSNLRYEEYLALLLEAEVKRKTESSIKAKMAKSRLPYIKTIEEFDFSFQPGLRDKEVIKLSSLEFIAQKANVIFLGPPGVGKTHLSVGLAIKACTARLRVLFMTAQGLIEDLMLSKRQGNLVERLLFYSRLHLLIIDELGYMPITREQANLLFQLISMRYEKGSIILTSNYNFDEWGKVFEDPVVASAIIDRVVHHASIFYISGESYRLKNKLKKAN, encoded by the coding sequence ATGACAGAGCTGAACAGACAGATAGAGAGTCACATGAGGTCATTGAAGCTCAAAGGCATGATAACTGCCTACAGAGACCTCTCAGAGAGGGCATCAAAGAGCAACCTCAGATATGAAGAATACCTTGCCCTGTTACTTGAGGCAGAGGTAAAGAGGAAGACAGAAAGCTCAATAAAGGCAAAGATGGCAAAGAGCAGACTTCCCTACATAAAGACCATTGAGGAATTTGACTTCAGCTTCCAGCCGGGCCTCAGAGACAAAGAAGTAATAAAGCTCAGCAGCCTTGAATTCATAGCTCAAAAGGCAAATGTGATATTCCTCGGTCCTCCCGGGGTAGGCAAAACCCATCTCTCCGTAGGGCTTGCCATAAAGGCATGCACAGCAAGGCTCAGGGTGCTCTTTATGACAGCCCAGGGACTCATAGAAGACCTCATGCTCTCAAAGAGACAGGGAAACCTTGTAGAAAGACTCCTCTTTTACTCAAGGCTCCACCTGCTGATAATAGATGAACTGGGCTACATGCCGATAACGAGAGAGCAGGCAAATCTCCTGTTTCAACTCATCTCAATGAGATACGAAAAAGGCTCAATAATCCTTACAAGCAACTACAACTTTGACGAATGGGGAAAGGTATTTGAAGACCCTGTTGTAGCCTCAGCCATAATAGACAGAGTTGTGCATCATGCAAGCATATTCTATATAAGTGGAGAAAGCTACAGACTGAAGAACAAATTGAAGAAGGCAAATTGA
- a CDS encoding YkgJ family cysteine cluster protein, protein MDKYLTRLTDIYKAIDNLYYAAIKHYNFSCEGCEDNCCATKFYHHTNIEELYLSDGLKRLDKDKKKEILVRAEEVVKIHNSFPEDVRVMCPLNENGLCIMYEHRPMICRIHGVPYQMLTKNMSIEFGTGCHRFINEKLNENIQYFMFNRTVFYVEMAKAEKELRDALNLAGDYKKTTAEMVVSILKPATNK, encoded by the coding sequence ATGGATAAATATTTAACAAGGCTTACTGATATATATAAGGCAATAGACAATCTTTACTATGCAGCTATAAAGCATTATAATTTTAGCTGTGAGGGATGTGAAGATAATTGCTGTGCGACAAAGTTCTATCATCACACAAATATAGAAGAACTTTACCTATCAGATGGGTTGAAAAGGCTTGACAAAGATAAAAAGAAAGAGATTTTGGTGCGGGCAGAAGAAGTTGTGAAGATTCATAATTCATTCCCTGAAGATGTAAGGGTTATGTGTCCTCTTAATGAAAATGGTTTATGTATTATGTATGAGCATCGTCCTATGATATGCAGGATTCACGGCGTACCTTATCAGATGCTTACGAAAAATATGTCTATTGAATTCGGCACAGGATGCCACAGGTTTATAAATGAAAAGCTGAATGAAAATATACAGTATTTTATGTTTAATCGCACTGTTTTTTATGTCGAGATGGCAAAGGCAGAAAAGGAATTGAGGGATGCCCTGAATCTTGCAGGAGATTATAAAAAGACAACGGCAGAGATGGTTGTGAGCATATTAAAGCCTGCTACTAATAAATAA
- a CDS encoding phosphatase PAP2 family protein yields MAKWFLKLRPADTITALFSFFLLILTAFFSRKIPSAPYLILIYSSLIFFQLILVYLSRLNSFLALTRDIIFPVISVLIIFDSLGLIVHNINPQDIDYLLIRIDYVVFGCYPTIFMEGIMNSFLTDILQVAYSTYYFLPVILGVVLKKKKKNEEFERSLFLILLCFYFSYVGYILFPALGPRYAMEHLQEKQISGFLVSKPIQDILNLLEGVKRDAFPSGHTGIALMVLVLAYRYARGLFWIMLTPVILLIFGTIYLRYHYAVDVIGGILLTIVTIVIGEVYYTSYKKPNF; encoded by the coding sequence ATGGCAAAGTGGTTTTTGAAACTCAGACCTGCTGATACGATTACTGCTTTATTCAGTTTTTTTCTCTTGATTCTTACTGCATTTTTTAGTAGAAAAATCCCTTCTGCGCCTTATCTCATTCTCATATATTCATCGTTAATATTTTTTCAGTTGATACTTGTCTATCTGAGCAGGCTTAACTCATTTCTCGCATTGACAAGGGATATCATATTTCCTGTTATCAGTGTGCTTATTATCTTTGACAGTCTTGGTTTGATTGTTCATAACATCAACCCTCAGGATATTGACTATTTACTTATAAGGATTGATTATGTTGTCTTCGGCTGCTACCCCACTATTTTTATGGAAGGGATTATGAATTCATTTCTGACTGATATACTGCAAGTTGCTTATTCAACATATTACTTTCTGCCTGTAATACTCGGTGTTGTGCTGAAAAAAAAGAAGAAGAATGAGGAGTTTGAAAGATCATTGTTTTTAATACTCCTCTGTTTTTATTTTTCATATGTGGGTTATATACTTTTCCCGGCACTCGGTCCGAGGTATGCAATGGAGCATCTGCAGGAAAAGCAAATCAGCGGTTTTCTTGTATCCAAACCGATTCAGGACATATTGAATCTCCTCGAAGGGGTTAAGAGAGATGCATTTCCAAGCGGACATACTGGTATTGCACTTATGGTCTTGGTTTTGGCATACAGGTATGCAAGAGGACTCTTCTGGATAATGCTGACCCCTGTTATTCTTTTAATTTTTGGAACAATTTATCTAAGGTATCATTATGCAGTGGATGTTATTGGAGGTATACTGTTGACTATTGTCACAATAGTCATTGGTGAAGTATACTATACATCTTATAAAAAACCGAACTTTTAA
- a CDS encoding class I SAM-dependent methyltransferase encodes MDELSKEYVISFFDKNLMLHGDRPEAVRWSSRGQTLHYEAMLDIGNINGTKILDFGCGKGDFYQFLKYKGISVEYSGFDINDKLIVLARQKYPEADFRVFDIDKDVLHENFDYIFLCGVFNLKIEGLNEVIKNILIKLFKHCRICLAFNALSVHSPRKDFELHYTSPEDMFSFAVKNLSPYVSLRHDRMNYDFTMFVYREINKF; translated from the coding sequence GTGGACGAGCTTTCAAAAGAATATGTGATCTCATTTTTTGACAAAAATCTGATGCTACATGGTGATAGACCTGAGGCTGTAAGATGGTCGTCAAGAGGACAGACGCTTCACTATGAGGCAATGCTTGATATTGGTAATATCAATGGCACAAAAATCCTTGATTTCGGATGCGGAAAGGGAGATTTTTACCAATTCCTGAAATACAAGGGCATCTCTGTCGAATATTCAGGCTTTGATATTAATGACAAATTAATTGTCCTTGCAAGGCAGAAGTATCCTGAAGCCGATTTTAGGGTTTTTGACATAGATAAAGATGTGCTTCATGAAAATTTTGATTATATTTTTCTCTGTGGTGTATTTAATCTAAAGATTGAAGGGCTTAATGAAGTAATTAAAAATATACTGATAAAACTCTTTAAACATTGCCGCATTTGTCTTGCTTTTAATGCTCTTTCTGTACATAGTCCAAGAAAGGACTTCGAATTGCATTATACATCTCCTGAAGATATGTTCAGCTTTGCGGTGAAGAACTTATCACCATATGTTTCGCTCAGACACGACAGGATGAATTACGATTTTACAATGTTTGTGTATAGAGAAATAAATAAATTTTAG
- the istA gene encoding IS21 family transposase, with the protein MYKWQQVRVLRQKGETIKGIARQLKLSRNTVRKYLRKDEPPQFKARQYERLLDPYEEVIKEMLKKGFIGTRIYNELKEQGYGGSLCSVHRYLSGIREGERVKTLATTRVETSPGKQMQYDWKEWMLPVNGRPVKVYIHEIILSYSRKKYYCSSLSITTADIIRAIASAIEYFGGIAEEIVIDNPRQMVIAHNNNGVIRYNDEFLRFCGLYGIDTVPCRPYRARTKGKVERPFYYIQEHLLKGLEVEGIARFDGLLYDFTERYNKRTHSDLGESPEERFMRDEKPLLRPIPEVEPAEIFPKEIRSVTNDGYISWAGALYPVPMKHCLRQVKIETLFGKTLKVYSMDGSIIAEHDIRVSDRHKRPVHPEHEQLNREYRERKGAYRSETLKRFKEAFKQQGEVFIEGLKKTVSANMYWHIEEILKLTEIYTAEDITAAMKECIECGSYHKNSIKRLLKSKTPGEPLIENINNPCIARSINITRPLSAYRVMEKEVLA; encoded by the coding sequence ATGTATAAGTGGCAGCAGGTAAGGGTATTAAGGCAGAAGGGTGAGACCATTAAGGGGATAGCGAGGCAGTTGAAGCTATCGAGGAACACGGTGAGGAAGTATCTGAGGAAGGATGAACCTCCGCAATTCAAAGCAAGGCAGTATGAAAGGCTACTTGACCCTTATGAGGAAGTGATAAAGGAGATGCTCAAAAAGGGCTTCATTGGCACGAGGATATACAATGAGCTCAAGGAACAGGGCTACGGAGGCTCTCTTTGCTCTGTGCATCGTTATCTGTCAGGGATAAGGGAAGGAGAACGGGTCAAGACCCTAGCAACAACGAGGGTAGAGACCTCCCCTGGCAAACAGATGCAGTATGACTGGAAGGAATGGATGCTTCCTGTAAATGGCAGACCTGTAAAGGTCTACATCCATGAGATAATCTTAAGCTACAGCAGGAAGAAATATTATTGCAGTTCCTTAAGCATCACCACAGCGGATATAATCAGGGCGATAGCGAGTGCAATAGAGTATTTTGGGGGCATTGCTGAAGAGATTGTTATAGACAATCCCAGACAGATGGTCATTGCTCACAACAACAACGGTGTTATTCGGTATAACGATGAGTTTTTGAGGTTCTGCGGACTTTATGGTATTGATACAGTCCCGTGCAGACCCTATCGGGCAAGGACAAAGGGGAAGGTAGAGAGGCCCTTTTATTACATTCAGGAGCATCTTCTCAAGGGACTTGAGGTAGAAGGCATTGCACGGTTTGATGGGCTTCTGTATGACTTTACAGAAAGATACAATAAAAGGACACACAGTGACCTCGGAGAGAGCCCTGAAGAGAGGTTCATGCGTGATGAAAAACCTCTTCTAAGACCGATACCTGAGGTAGAGCCTGCTGAAATCTTCCCGAAGGAGATACGGAGCGTAACGAATGACGGCTACATAAGCTGGGCTGGTGCATTATACCCTGTGCCCATGAAGCATTGTCTCAGGCAGGTAAAGATAGAGACCCTTTTTGGAAAGACCCTTAAGGTCTATTCAATGGATGGCAGTATCATAGCAGAACATGACATAAGGGTAAGTGACAGGCACAAAAGGCCTGTACATCCAGAACATGAACAGCTCAACAGGGAATATAGGGAGAGGAAAGGGGCATACAGGTCTGAAACTCTTAAAAGATTCAAAGAGGCATTCAAACAGCAGGGAGAGGTCTTCATAGAAGGCTTAAAGAAGACAGTCAGTGCCAACATGTACTGGCATATAGAAGAGATACTGAAACTCACAGAGATTTACACTGCCGAGGACATAACAGCCGCCATGAAGGAGTGCATTGAATGCGGCTCATACCACAAAAACAGCATAAAGAGGCTTCTTAAAAGCAAGACCCCTGGAGAACCTCTAATAGAGAACATAAACAACCCCTGTATTGCACGCTCCATTAACATAACGAGACCCCTTTCAGCATACAGGGTTATGGAAAAGGAGGTTCTGGCATGA
- a CDS encoding 6-phosphofructokinase encodes MEKALRIAINTGGGDAPGLNAVIEAVVMSAYNRNWEVYGIKNGYTGLLNTDEIIRLTPDNVRRISSIGGTILGTTNKGNPFQMPIKNMAGEIEIKDVSDKVVENFKRLHLDCLIAVGGDGSLKIAYDFYKKGLPIIGVPKTIDNDLGGTVITFGFDTAVSIATEAIDRLHSTAKSHDRVMVVEVMGRHAGWIALNSGISGAADVILIPEIPFDIEKVCEHIISLDLHGQHYAIVVAAEGSSPIGGRQIDKGKGEIGRQDVVLGGIGEFVAKEIAKKTGKDTRSLVLGHLQRGGSPTTFDRLLALRFGAAAVRMIEKKNFGVMVALDPPDVKAVPLEKVVGSMKKVPIDGDTVKTAREIGICFGD; translated from the coding sequence ATGGAAAAAGCATTACGAATAGCCATAAATACAGGCGGAGGCGATGCGCCTGGACTCAATGCAGTAATTGAGGCTGTTGTTATGTCTGCCTACAACAGAAACTGGGAGGTATATGGCATTAAAAATGGTTATACAGGCCTTCTGAATACGGATGAGATTATTCGCTTAACACCTGATAATGTTCGCCGCATTTCAAGCATCGGCGGCACAATACTTGGAACAACAAACAAAGGCAATCCATTCCAGATGCCAATTAAAAATATGGCAGGAGAGATAGAGATAAAGGATGTGTCTGATAAGGTTGTGGAGAATTTCAAGCGCCTGCACCTCGACTGTCTTATAGCAGTTGGTGGAGATGGGAGTCTAAAAATAGCATATGATTTTTACAAAAAAGGGTTGCCTATCATAGGAGTTCCCAAAACTATAGACAATGATCTCGGAGGAACAGTAATCACCTTTGGATTCGATACAGCAGTAAGCATAGCCACAGAGGCCATAGATCGCCTACATTCAACAGCAAAGTCACATGATAGAGTAATGGTCGTTGAAGTCATGGGCAGACACGCAGGATGGATTGCCCTTAATAGCGGCATCTCAGGTGCTGCTGATGTAATCTTAATTCCTGAAATACCATTTGATATTGAAAAGGTTTGTGAACACATAATAAGCCTTGACCTACATGGACAACATTATGCCATAGTAGTTGCTGCTGAAGGGTCCTCTCCGATAGGAGGCCGCCAGATAGATAAAGGCAAAGGTGAAATAGGACGGCAAGATGTTGTTTTAGGCGGGATAGGAGAATTTGTAGCCAAAGAGATAGCCAAAAAAACAGGTAAAGACACACGTTCTCTGGTATTAGGACATCTACAACGCGGTGGCTCTCCAACAACATTTGACAGACTGCTTGCCCTCCGTTTTGGAGCGGCAGCAGTAAGGATGATCGAAAAGAAAAACTTCGGCGTGATGGTTGCACTTGATCCGCCTGATGTTAAAGCAGTTCCACTCGAAAAGGTCGTCGGCAGTATGAAAAAAGTTCCTATAGATGGAGATACAGTAAAGACAGCACGGGAGATAGGAATATGTTTCGGGGATTGA